A genome region from Pseudomonas sp. S06B 330 includes the following:
- a CDS encoding thermonuclease family protein yields MRVAGPSGLAMLLKKASLVGAFFVGAIWQLSAQAFCPTPIDPQRVSVSQVVDGDTLRLKDGRSVRLIGINAPEIGRKDKTSEPFAEAARQRLQSLVKASRGEVGLVLGVESKDKYGRTLAHIYGRSGDNFEAQLLSEGLGYRVAVAPNVSLTDCQQQAERAARQLGAGVWRQTPVIPAAQVRQSGFALISGKVMGIDRNRGGVWIEIDDSLVVQVPARLQRNFPASFFEGLKGRTVEVRGWVLDRSRKGGLKAGQKRWLLPLTDPSMLEWVQR; encoded by the coding sequence TTGCGCGTCGCTGGCCCCTCGGGCTTGGCAATGCTGCTGAAAAAGGCGTCCCTTGTGGGCGCCTTTTTTGTGGGCGCCATATGGCAGTTATCGGCACAGGCCTTCTGCCCGACCCCGATCGATCCCCAGCGCGTGAGCGTTAGTCAGGTGGTCGACGGCGACACCTTGCGTCTGAAAGATGGGCGCAGCGTTCGTCTTATTGGCATCAATGCCCCCGAGATCGGTCGCAAAGACAAAACCAGCGAGCCCTTCGCCGAAGCCGCGCGTCAGCGCCTGCAATCATTGGTCAAGGCCAGTCGTGGCGAAGTAGGGCTGGTGCTGGGTGTCGAGTCTAAAGACAAGTATGGGCGCACCCTGGCGCACATCTATGGCCGCTCTGGTGACAATTTCGAAGCACAGCTACTGAGTGAGGGCCTTGGCTACCGCGTAGCCGTGGCACCGAATGTCAGCCTGACGGACTGTCAGCAGCAAGCCGAGCGTGCCGCTCGTCAGTTGGGTGCGGGGGTGTGGCGCCAAACACCGGTTATTCCAGCGGCACAGGTGCGGCAATCTGGCTTTGCGCTGATCAGCGGTAAAGTCATGGGTATCGACCGCAATCGCGGCGGAGTCTGGATCGAAATTGACGATTCGCTGGTCGTTCAGGTGCCGGCACGGTTGCAGCGCAACTTCCCTGCTTCTTTCTTCGAAGGGCTTAAAGGGCGCACTGTTGAAGTCCGAGGTTGGGTGCTGGATCGTTCCCGCAAAGGCGGGTTGAAAGCCGGGCAGAAGCGCTGGTTGCTGCCATTGACCGATCCTTCGATGCTGGAATGGGTGCAAAGATAA
- a CDS encoding YggS family pyridoxal phosphate-dependent enzyme, which translates to MSTIADNLSTLAARISAAAEASGRSPSAIRLLAVSKTKPATAVREAFAAGVRDVGENYLQEALNKQAELSDLPLTWHFIGPIQSNKTRAIAEHFDWVHSVDRLKIAQRLSEQRPEGLTPLNICLQVNVSGEASKSGCTPEALPALASAIAALPRLKLRGLMAIPEPTDDRAAQEAAFAQVRQLQDSLGLDLDTLSMGMSHDLEAAIAQGATWVRIGTALFGARDYGQP; encoded by the coding sequence ATGTCCACCATAGCAGACAACCTTTCCACGCTCGCCGCACGCATCAGCGCTGCCGCCGAGGCCTCAGGACGCTCGCCGTCCGCCATCCGCCTGCTGGCGGTGAGCAAGACCAAACCCGCCACTGCCGTGCGTGAAGCCTTTGCCGCCGGGGTGCGCGATGTTGGCGAGAACTACCTGCAAGAAGCCTTGAATAAACAGGCCGAATTGTCCGACCTGCCCTTGACCTGGCACTTCATCGGCCCCATTCAGTCGAACAAGACTCGCGCAATTGCCGAGCATTTTGACTGGGTACATTCCGTGGACCGTCTGAAGATCGCCCAACGCCTGTCCGAGCAACGCCCTGAAGGCCTAACACCCCTGAACATCTGCCTGCAGGTGAACGTCAGTGGCGAGGCCAGCAAATCCGGCTGCACGCCCGAGGCGTTGCCCGCGCTGGCTTCGGCCATTGCGGCCCTGCCACGGCTGAAACTACGTGGCCTGATGGCGATTCCCGAGCCGACCGATGACCGTGCCGCTCAAGAAGCCGCTTTTGCCCAGGTTCGCCAATTGCAAGACAGTCTCGGCCTGGACCTGGACACCCTTTCCATGGGCATGAGCCACGACTTGGAAGCCGCCATTGCCCAGGGCGCGACCTGGGTCCGTATCGGTACTGCGCTGTTCGGCGCACGTGACTACGGCCAGCCCTGA
- a CDS encoding primosomal protein N' — protein MSDVILRLALPSPLRRLFDYRAPASMARQALSPGMRIRVPFGRREMIGILIEITDKSEVPADKLKPAIALLDPVSPLPPALFKLCLWTAQYYQHSLGDTLSWALPVLLRQGEPAEARQERFWQIAPSARLDDPRIARAPRQREALATLAQHPHGVAHTLLSKLMLSKDSLDLLLAKELVEVEVRRHLPQERHEHWLAQPELPLNDEQRAAFNAVRSGFDSFHAFLLAGVTGSGKTEVYLQLIRETLEAGKQALILIPEINLGPQTLARFEQRFNARIALLHSAVNDRERLDAWLAARDGEADIIIGTRSALFTPMKHPGLIIIDEEHDGSYKQQEGLRYHARDLALVRARQENIPILLGSATPSLESLHNAHSGRYGLLRLTQRAGGAQQPRFLRLDVKSRPLDSGISGPMQQAIGQTLAAGQQVLVFLNRRGFAPTLLCHDCGWMSECPRCDARMTVHQRSNELRCHHCGYDERVPRQCPQCNMVDLRPVGAGTERAEERLSILFPDFPVLRVDRDSTSRKDAMNQLFTTIQRGQPCILVGTQMLAKGHHFPRVTLVAILDADGGLFSGDFRASERMAQLIVQVAGRAGRAEEPGKVIIQTHLADHPLLVQLTEQGYFAFAEQALSERRAAGLPPFAHLALLRAEAHKPGQAESFLDEACSAAEQLLADHNLQGIELLGPVPAPMERRAGRFRAQLLLQANARAPLHRLISAWLLLLEQMPSGRQVRWSLDVDPVDLY, from the coding sequence GTGTCCGACGTCATTCTGCGCCTTGCCCTGCCCTCGCCCTTGCGGCGACTGTTCGACTACAGGGCCCCGGCGAGCATGGCGCGCCAGGCGCTGAGCCCCGGCATGCGCATTCGCGTGCCGTTCGGGCGACGGGAAATGATCGGCATCCTGATCGAGATCACCGACAAGAGTGAAGTCCCGGCGGACAAACTAAAGCCGGCGATTGCTCTGCTCGACCCCGTCTCGCCATTGCCTCCGGCCTTGTTCAAGCTGTGCCTGTGGACAGCCCAGTATTACCAACACAGCCTTGGTGACACCCTGAGCTGGGCTCTGCCAGTGCTATTGCGCCAAGGCGAGCCGGCCGAAGCACGCCAAGAGCGCTTTTGGCAGATCGCCCCCAGCGCACGCCTGGACGACCCACGGATCGCCCGCGCGCCTCGCCAGCGCGAAGCCTTGGCAACCTTGGCGCAACACCCTCACGGCGTCGCCCACACCCTGCTGAGCAAACTGATGCTGAGCAAGGACAGCCTCGACCTACTGCTGGCCAAGGAGTTGGTCGAGGTCGAGGTGCGCCGCCATCTACCTCAGGAGCGTCATGAACACTGGCTGGCACAGCCTGAGCTGCCGCTCAACGACGAACAACGCGCCGCCTTCAATGCCGTACGCTCGGGCTTCGACAGTTTTCATGCCTTCCTGCTGGCCGGGGTCACCGGCAGCGGTAAGACCGAAGTCTACCTGCAACTGATCCGCGAAACCCTGGAAGCGGGCAAGCAGGCACTGATCCTGATTCCGGAAATCAACCTCGGGCCGCAGACCCTGGCGCGCTTCGAGCAGCGCTTCAACGCCCGTATCGCCTTGCTGCACTCAGCCGTCAATGACCGCGAGCGCCTGGATGCCTGGCTGGCTGCCCGCGATGGCGAGGCCGACATCATCATCGGCACCCGCTCGGCGCTGTTCACGCCGATGAAGCACCCCGGCCTGATCATCATCGATGAAGAGCACGACGGCTCCTATAAACAGCAGGAAGGCCTGCGCTACCATGCCCGCGACCTGGCCCTGGTGCGGGCGCGCCAGGAGAACATCCCGATCCTGCTCGGCTCGGCAACGCCGTCTCTGGAAAGCCTGCACAACGCCCACAGCGGCCGCTACGGCCTGCTGCGCCTCACCCAACGCGCCGGCGGGGCCCAACAGCCGCGCTTTCTGCGCCTGGATGTGAAGAGCCGGCCACTGGACAGTGGCATCAGCGGACCGATGCAACAGGCCATCGGTCAGACTCTGGCTGCCGGCCAGCAGGTATTGGTGTTCCTCAACCGCCGCGGCTTTGCCCCGACGCTGCTTTGCCACGACTGCGGCTGGATGTCCGAGTGCCCGCGCTGCGATGCGCGTATGACCGTGCATCAACGCTCCAACGAGCTGCGCTGCCACCACTGTGGGTATGACGAGCGGGTGCCGCGCCAATGCCCGCAGTGCAACATGGTCGACCTGCGCCCAGTAGGTGCCGGTACCGAGCGTGCCGAAGAACGCCTGAGCATTCTGTTTCCTGATTTTCCGGTACTGCGCGTGGACCGCGACAGCACGTCGCGTAAAGACGCCATGAACCAGTTGTTTACAACCATCCAGCGCGGCCAGCCGTGCATCCTGGTCGGCACTCAGATGCTGGCCAAAGGTCACCACTTTCCACGGGTGACCCTGGTGGCGATTCTCGATGCCGATGGTGGCCTGTTCTCCGGTGACTTTCGCGCCAGTGAACGCATGGCCCAGCTTATCGTTCAGGTTGCCGGGCGCGCCGGGCGGGCCGAAGAGCCTGGCAAGGTGATCATCCAGACCCACCTGGCCGACCACCCATTGTTGGTGCAACTGACCGAACAGGGCTACTTCGCCTTTGCCGAGCAAGCCCTGAGCGAGCGACGCGCCGCGGGGCTGCCACCGTTCGCCCACTTGGCGCTGCTGCGGGCAGAAGCGCATAAACCAGGGCAAGCCGAAAGTTTTCTCGATGAAGCCTGCAGCGCTGCCGAGCAGTTGCTGGCCGATCACAACCTGCAAGGCATCGAGCTGCTCGGCCCGGTACCGGCGCCGATGGAACGACGTGCGGGACGTTTTCGTGCACAACTATTGCTCCAGGCCAATGCACGGGCGCCTTTGCATCGACTGATCAGCGCCTGGTTGCTACTGTTGGAACAGATGCCGTCCGGGCGCCAGGTGCGCTGGTCTTTAGATGTAGACCCAGTTGACCTGTATTGA
- a CDS encoding type IV pilus twitching motility protein PilT, with protein MDVTELLALAIREGASDLHVATDEVPAIRLDGRICRLQLPTLSAEQVQKMLAQLMSDEQKKDFETLLELDFSLSMPGLGRFRVNAFNQLRGSGAVLRVIPRQVSSLAELGLGDVFRRIAELPSGLVLVTGPTGSGKSTTLAALLDHLNRERQLHILTLEDPIEFIHSPQRSLISQREIGRHSHGFTQALRAALRQDPDVIMLGELRDQESIRLALSAAETGHLVLATLHTVSAAKAIDRLVDVFAAEEKQLVRAMLSEALQAVVAQVLVERVAGGRVAAHEILLATPAVRNLIREGKVAQLYSTMQMGGAVGMQTLEGCLQGLSARGEIRPDCAREWAHGSF; from the coding sequence ATGGATGTGACTGAACTGCTGGCCCTGGCAATAAGGGAAGGGGCTTCGGACCTGCACGTGGCCACCGATGAGGTGCCTGCGATTCGTTTGGACGGGCGTATTTGCCGCCTGCAGCTGCCGACGTTGAGCGCTGAGCAGGTGCAGAAGATGCTCGCGCAGCTCATGTCCGATGAGCAAAAAAAGGATTTTGAAACACTCTTGGAACTCGATTTCTCACTGTCCATGCCCGGACTTGGTCGTTTTCGCGTCAATGCCTTCAACCAGTTGCGTGGCTCAGGGGCGGTGCTGCGGGTCATTCCTCGTCAGGTGAGTAGCCTGGCCGAATTGGGCTTGGGTGACGTGTTTCGGCGGATTGCCGAGTTGCCCAGCGGCCTGGTGCTGGTTACAGGGCCTACTGGTTCGGGCAAATCCACCACGTTGGCAGCGCTGCTGGATCATCTGAACCGTGAGCGGCAGTTACACATTCTCACGTTGGAAGACCCCATCGAATTTATCCACAGCCCGCAGCGCAGCCTGATCAGTCAACGCGAGATCGGCAGGCACAGTCATGGTTTTACCCAGGCGCTACGCGCAGCGCTGCGTCAGGATCCGGATGTGATCATGCTCGGTGAGCTGCGCGACCAGGAGAGTATCCGTCTGGCCCTCAGTGCTGCTGAAACGGGGCACTTGGTGCTGGCGACCCTGCACACGGTATCGGCCGCAAAGGCGATCGATCGCCTGGTGGATGTGTTTGCCGCTGAGGAGAAGCAACTAGTGCGCGCCATGCTCAGCGAAGCGTTGCAGGCGGTGGTGGCCCAGGTGCTGGTCGAGCGAGTCGCTGGTGGCCGGGTGGCAGCCCATGAAATTTTGCTGGCCACGCCTGCCGTGCGCAATCTGATCCGCGAAGGAAAGGTCGCGCAACTGTACTCGACGATGCAGATGGGTGGGGCGGTGGGCATGCAGACCCTGGAGGGCTGCCTGCAAGGCCTGTCAGCGCGTGGGGAGATCAGGCCAGACTGCGCCCGTGAATGGGCGCATGGCAGTTTTTAG
- the argS gene encoding arginine--tRNA ligase: MKDTIRQLIQQALTQLVTDGVLPEGLTPAIQVENARDKTHGDFASNIAMMLAKPAGMKPRDLAEKIIATLPADEQVSKVEIAGPGFLNFFQNTQALAARLDAALADAKLGVTKAGPQQKVVVDLSAPNLAKEMHVGHLRSTIIGDAVSRVLEFLGDTVIRQNHVGDWGTQFGMLMAYLQENPITSDELSDLENFYRAAKKRFDESEEFADRARGLVVKLQAGDEECLKLWTRFKDISLSHCQKTYELLNVKLTMADVMGESAYNDDLENVINDLKAKGLLVESKGAQCVFLDEFKTAEGEPLPVIVQKADGGYLYATTDLAAVRYRSNVLKADRALYFVDQRQALHFNQVFEVARLAGFVGHPMQMEHMGFGTMNGADGRPFKTRDGGTVKLIDLLTEAKERAYALVKEKNPELPEDELRAIGQVVGIDAVKYADLSKHRTSDYSFNFELMLNFEGNTAPYLLYAYTRVAGVFRKLGKSFDEVDGHIVLQAAQEQDLAARLAQFGEILNNVAEKGTPHVLCAYLYDVAGLFSSFYENCPILAAETPEQQQSRLRLAALTGRTLKQGLELLGLETLERM, encoded by the coding sequence ATGAAAGACACCATTCGCCAGCTAATCCAGCAAGCCCTCACCCAACTCGTCACCGACGGTGTGTTGCCTGAAGGGCTGACGCCGGCGATCCAGGTGGAAAACGCCCGGGACAAAACCCACGGCGACTTCGCCAGCAACATCGCCATGATGCTGGCCAAGCCTGCCGGCATGAAGCCCCGTGACCTGGCAGAGAAAATCATCGCCACGCTGCCTGCCGACGAGCAGGTGAGCAAGGTCGAGATCGCCGGCCCGGGCTTTCTGAACTTCTTCCAGAACACCCAGGCCCTGGCTGCTCGCCTGGACGCCGCACTGGCCGATGCCAAGCTGGGCGTTACCAAGGCTGGCCCGCAGCAAAAGGTGGTGGTCGACCTGTCGGCTCCTAACCTGGCCAAAGAGATGCACGTTGGCCACTTGCGTTCGACCATCATTGGCGATGCCGTGTCGCGCGTACTGGAGTTTCTCGGTGACACCGTGATCCGCCAGAACCACGTCGGCGACTGGGGCACTCAGTTCGGCATGCTGATGGCCTACCTGCAGGAAAACCCGATCACCAGCGACGAGCTGTCGGATCTGGAGAACTTCTACCGTGCGGCGAAAAAGCGCTTCGACGAGTCCGAAGAGTTCGCTGACCGCGCCCGCGGCCTGGTGGTCAAGCTGCAAGCTGGCGACGAGGAATGCCTGAAGCTGTGGACCCGCTTCAAGGACATCTCGCTGTCACACTGCCAGAAAACCTACGAACTGCTGAACGTCAAACTGACCATGGCCGACGTCATGGGCGAAAGCGCCTATAACGATGACCTCGAAAATGTCATCAATGACCTCAAGGCCAAAGGTCTGCTGGTTGAAAGCAAGGGCGCCCAGTGCGTGTTCCTCGACGAATTCAAGACCGCCGAGGGCGAGCCACTGCCGGTAATCGTGCAGAAAGCCGACGGTGGCTATCTGTACGCCACCACCGACCTGGCTGCCGTGCGCTACCGCAGCAACGTACTCAAGGCTGACCGCGCCCTGTATTTCGTCGACCAGCGTCAGGCCCTGCACTTCAACCAGGTGTTCGAAGTAGCCCGCCTGGCTGGCTTCGTCGGCCACCCGATGCAGATGGAGCACATGGGCTTCGGCACCATGAACGGCGCTGATGGCCGTCCATTCAAGACCCGCGACGGCGGCACGGTGAAGCTGATCGACCTGCTCACCGAAGCCAAAGAGCGCGCCTACGCCCTGGTCAAAGAGAAGAACCCAGAGCTGCCCGAGGATGAGCTGCGCGCTATCGGCCAAGTGGTGGGCATCGACGCGGTGAAATATGCCGACTTGTCCAAGCACCGGACCAGCGACTACAGCTTCAACTTTGAACTGATGCTCAACTTCGAAGGCAACACTGCGCCGTACCTGCTGTACGCCTACACCCGCGTCGCTGGCGTGTTCCGCAAGCTGGGCAAAAGCTTTGATGAAGTGGACGGGCACATCGTGCTGCAAGCTGCCCAGGAGCAAGACCTGGCTGCGCGCTTGGCGCAATTTGGTGAAATCCTCAACAACGTCGCCGAGAAAGGCACCCCGCACGTTCTCTGCGCGTACCTGTATGACGTGGCCGGCCTGTTCTCAAGCTTCTACGAGAACTGCCCAATCCTGGCCGCCGAAACCCCTGAACAACAGCAGAGCCGCCTGCGCCTGGCAGCCCTGACTGGCCGCACCCTCAAGCAAGGTCTGGAACTGCTCGGCCTGGAAACCCTGGAGCGTATGTAA
- the proC gene encoding pyrroline-5-carboxylate reductase, with protein sequence MSKTRIAFIGAGNMAASLIGGLRAQGLDAAQIRASDPGAEQRAKIHAEHGIELFADNAQAIEGADVVVLAVKPQAMKAVCEALKPNLKPEQLVVSIAAGITCASMNKWLGAQPIVRCMPNTPALLRQGVSGLYATAEVSAAQRQQAEQLLSAVGIALWLDNEQQLDAVTAVSGSGPAYFFLLIEAMTAAGEKLGLPREIAAKLTLQTALGAAHMAVSSDVDAAELRRRVTSPAGTTEAAIKSFQADGFEALVERALGAAAHRSAEMAEQLGN encoded by the coding sequence ATGAGCAAGACTCGTATTGCCTTTATCGGCGCCGGCAACATGGCTGCCAGCCTGATCGGCGGCCTGCGCGCCCAGGGCCTGGACGCCGCGCAGATCCGCGCCAGCGACCCGGGTGCCGAACAACGGGCAAAAATCCACGCTGAGCATGGGATTGAACTGTTCGCCGACAATGCCCAGGCCATCGAAGGTGCCGACGTTGTCGTGCTGGCAGTCAAGCCTCAGGCCATGAAGGCGGTGTGCGAAGCACTCAAGCCGAACCTCAAGCCTGAGCAACTGGTAGTTTCGATTGCCGCCGGGATCACCTGCGCGAGCATGAACAAATGGCTTGGCGCACAACCTATCGTGCGCTGCATGCCCAACACCCCAGCATTGTTGCGCCAAGGTGTTAGCGGCTTGTACGCCACCGCTGAGGTCTCTGCCGCACAGCGCCAACAGGCCGAACAACTGCTGTCGGCCGTAGGCATTGCCCTGTGGCTGGACAACGAGCAACAGCTCGACGCTGTCACCGCCGTTTCCGGCAGTGGCCCGGCGTATTTCTTCCTGTTGATCGAAGCTATGACCGCTGCAGGCGAAAAACTTGGCCTGCCACGGGAAATCGCCGCCAAACTGACCCTGCAAACCGCCCTGGGTGCGGCTCACATGGCCGTCAGCAGTGATGTCGACGCCGCTGAACTGCGTCGCCGTGTCACTTCCCCTGCCGGCACTACTGAAGCGGCAATCAAGTCGTTCCAGGCCGATGGATTCGAAGCGCTGGTGGAGAGAGCGCTGGGCGCTGCCGCGCACCGCTCGGCTGAAATGGCCGAACAACTGGGCAACTAA
- a CDS encoding TM2 domain-containing protein: protein MNSYQQDGQMHDTHSKVIGYLLWIFGFTGAHRFYYGKPVTGTIWFFTLGLLGIGWLIDLFLIPAMDREADMRFHAGPLDYSLSWILLTFLGVFGVHRMYQGKWITGIIYLFTGGLFLVGVLYDFWTLNTQVSLANAQRR from the coding sequence ATGAACAGTTATCAACAGGATGGGCAGATGCATGACACTCACAGCAAGGTGATTGGTTATCTGCTGTGGATTTTCGGTTTCACCGGGGCACACCGTTTTTATTACGGCAAGCCGGTCACCGGAACGATCTGGTTCTTTACCTTGGGGCTGCTGGGCATTGGCTGGCTGATCGACTTGTTTCTGATCCCGGCAATGGACCGCGAGGCTGACATGCGCTTTCACGCAGGTCCCCTAGACTACAGCCTAAGCTGGATTCTGCTGACCTTTCTGGGTGTATTCGGCGTGCACCGCATGTATCAGGGCAAATGGATCACCGGGATCATCTACCTGTTCACGGGCGGGTTGTTTCTGGTGGGGGTCTTGTATGACTTCTGGACGCTGAACACCCAGGTGTCGTTGGCCAACGCTCAGCGGCGTTAA
- a CDS encoding SPOR domain-containing protein produces the protein MAAKKKPAPKRGASRNQAPAKQPIPGWMWLAIGLTIGAFVVFLMKLEPGNEEVKRTKPEQQKAAKAAEANKTAPSPQQPVKPKYDFYTLLPESEVIVPPEAVPEKTPPVPAQPPVTPAEAAKIDTARAQAALMGQTPPPAPPVIKPAATTQFFLQAGSFRKQADADKVRAQIILLGQAVKVESGTVKEETWYRVLVGPFSNREQLTVAQKQLAGSGFSNLLLQQRQTRQ, from the coding sequence TTGGCTGCCAAGAAAAAACCTGCACCCAAGCGTGGCGCCAGCCGCAACCAGGCCCCTGCAAAGCAACCGATTCCGGGCTGGATGTGGCTGGCGATCGGCCTGACCATCGGTGCGTTCGTTGTTTTCCTGATGAAGCTCGAGCCGGGTAACGAAGAGGTCAAGCGCACCAAGCCTGAACAGCAGAAAGCGGCGAAAGCCGCTGAAGCCAACAAGACGGCGCCAAGCCCGCAGCAGCCGGTCAAGCCTAAGTATGACTTCTATACCTTGCTGCCCGAGTCGGAAGTGATCGTGCCGCCAGAGGCCGTACCAGAGAAGACCCCACCGGTACCGGCGCAACCGCCGGTAACCCCGGCAGAAGCGGCGAAGATTGATACCGCACGGGCTCAGGCCGCCCTGATGGGGCAAACGCCACCACCCGCGCCACCGGTGATCAAACCGGCGGCCACTACCCAGTTCTTCCTGCAGGCTGGCTCGTTCCGCAAACAGGCTGATGCCGACAAGGTGCGGGCGCAGATCATCCTGCTCGGCCAGGCAGTCAAGGTGGAGTCCGGCACGGTCAAAGAAGAAACCTGGTACCGGGTGCTGGTCGGCCCGTTCAGCAATCGCGAACAGCTGACCGTAGCGCAGAAACAACTGGCCGGCAGCGGCTTCAGCAATCTCTTGCTGCAGCAGCGCCAGACCCGTCAGTAA
- the rpmE gene encoding 50S ribosomal protein L31, translating into MKPEIHPNYEVIAVTCSCGNKFETRSTLCAPLGTDVCNECHPFYTGKQKTLDTGGRVKRFEDRFAAFGSKK; encoded by the coding sequence ATGAAGCCAGAAATTCACCCGAATTACGAAGTAATCGCAGTCACCTGCAGCTGCGGTAACAAGTTCGAAACTCGTTCGACCCTGTGCGCCCCGCTGGGTACTGACGTTTGCAACGAGTGCCACCCGTTCTACACCGGTAAGCAGAAGACTCTGGATACCGGCGGCCGCGTCAAGCGCTTCGAAGATCGCTTCGCAGCGTTCGGCAGCAAGAAGTAA
- a CDS encoding YggT family protein yields MIGLNTAAIYILQTLGSLYLLIIMLRFILQLVRADFYNPLSQFAVRATQPLLKPMRRIIPSLFGLDMSSLVLAIIVQLLIMGLTLLLAYGTTGNPLQLLVWSMIGVTALFMKIFFFALIISVILSWVAPGSHNPGAELVNQICDPFLAPFRRLLPNLGGLDISPILAFMALKLIDMLVINNLAAMTAMPEMLRLLV; encoded by the coding sequence ATGATCGGATTGAACACCGCTGCCATTTACATCCTGCAAACCCTGGGCAGCCTTTACCTGTTGATCATCATGCTGCGTTTTATCTTGCAGCTGGTTCGCGCCGACTTTTACAACCCCCTCAGCCAGTTCGCCGTGCGCGCGACCCAGCCGCTGCTCAAGCCCATGCGCCGAATTATTCCGAGCCTGTTCGGCCTGGATATGTCGTCGCTGGTACTGGCGATCATTGTCCAGTTGCTGATCATGGGCCTGACCCTGCTGCTGGCCTACGGCACTACCGGTAATCCGCTGCAACTGCTGGTCTGGTCGATGATTGGCGTTACCGCGCTGTTCATGAAGATTTTCTTCTTCGCCCTGATCATCAGCGTGATCCTCTCTTGGGTTGCCCCAGGCAGCCACAACCCTGGCGCTGAGCTGGTCAATCAGATCTGCGACCCGTTCCTGGCACCGTTCCGGCGCCTGCTGCCCAATCTCGGTGGCCTGGATATTTCGCCGATTCTGGCGTTCATGGCCCTGAAGCTGATCGATATGCTGGTGATCAACAATCTGGCGGCAATGACCGCAATGCCTGAGATGCTGCGGCTTTTGGTCTGA
- a CDS encoding C40 family peptidase, giving the protein MILFLWQWSRLSRPSQSTNGSKSDQKAVIKLRANQPRALPMRPFFKTWLTLCLLLPLAAHATNREQRLPNGYSGYTTHSAAARSTKNVSTKAQHRTRSSKPSLPVASMSPQQSSDVLSRAVNVLGTPYRWGGSSPSKGFDCSGLVKYAFNDIEEIDLPRTSNAMAQGHGVKVDRNDLKPGDLIFFNIKSRRVNHVAIYLGNDRFIHAPRTGKRVSIDTLNKPYWRSRYVVAKRVLPKSQQLALASTH; this is encoded by the coding sequence ATGATCCTTTTTTTGTGGCAATGGAGCCGGCTTTCAAGGCCGTCGCAGTCGACCAACGGATCAAAAAGTGATCAAAAAGCTGTTATAAAGTTGCGCGCTAACCAACCAAGAGCCCTGCCTATGCGTCCTTTTTTCAAGACATGGCTGACCCTTTGCCTATTATTGCCACTGGCCGCCCACGCCACCAACCGTGAGCAACGGTTACCCAACGGCTACTCTGGGTACACCACACATTCCGCCGCTGCGCGTTCGACAAAGAACGTCAGCACCAAGGCCCAGCACCGCACCCGCTCCAGTAAGCCAAGCCTGCCGGTCGCCTCAATGTCGCCACAGCAGAGCAGCGATGTGCTTAGCCGTGCCGTCAATGTACTCGGCACCCCTTACCGTTGGGGCGGCAGCAGCCCAAGTAAAGGCTTCGACTGCAGCGGCTTGGTCAAGTATGCCTTCAACGACATTGAAGAAATCGACTTGCCACGCACCTCCAATGCCATGGCTCAAGGTCACGGCGTGAAGGTTGACCGAAACGACCTCAAGCCTGGTGACCTGATTTTCTTCAACATCAAGAGCCGTCGGGTCAATCATGTTGCCATCTACCTGGGCAACGACCGCTTCATCCATGCCCCGCGCACCGGCAAGCGAGTCAGCATCGACACACTCAACAAGCCCTACTGGCGTAGCCGTTATGTGGTCGCCAAGCGGGTTCTGCCGAAAAGCCAGCAATTGGCCTTGGCCAGCACCCACTAA